The following coding sequences lie in one Mycoplasma tauri genomic window:
- a CDS encoding phosphoglycerate kinase, with translation MKKTINDIELKNKKVLMRVDFNVPIKNGIITSNKRIIAALPTIKKVINDGGKLILFSHLGRIKEQGDIVKNDLFPVSIELSRLLEKPVLFVDSTRGKELENAISNMKPGHIILVQNTRFEDLNGKAESKNNPELAKYWASLGDVFINDAFGTAHRAHASNVGISTYIKESALGYLMQQEVESLSKAITNPAHPFVAIVGGAKVSDKIKVLENLITAVDKMIIGGGMSYTFKKALGYSVGTSLLENDLIEFAKDFLAKYGNKVILPLDNACTKEFADVEPVICDLNIPDDLMGMDIGPKSINLFKESLVDAKTVIWNGPMGVAEFNHFSKGTLEIAQAIAKLGPSCYSVVGGGDSVAAVQKLGMEKHFSHVSTGGGASLEFLQGHELPGVAAIQDK, from the coding sequence ATGAAAAAAACAATTAATGATATTGAACTTAAGAACAAAAAAGTTTTAATGAGAGTAGACTTTAATGTTCCTATTAAAAATGGCATTATCACTTCAAATAAGAGAATTATTGCCGCTTTACCAACAATTAAGAAAGTTATTAATGATGGAGGAAAATTAATCCTATTTTCTCATTTGGGCAGAATTAAGGAACAAGGCGATATAGTTAAAAATGATTTATTCCCTGTGTCAATTGAATTATCTAGATTACTTGAAAAACCTGTTTTATTTGTAGATTCTACAAGAGGAAAAGAATTAGAAAATGCTATTAGTAATATGAAGCCAGGCCATATTATTTTAGTTCAAAATACCCGTTTTGAAGACTTAAACGGAAAAGCTGAAAGTAAAAACAACCCTGAATTAGCTAAATATTGAGCTTCTCTTGGAGATGTATTTATTAATGATGCTTTTGGAACAGCACATAGAGCTCATGCATCCAATGTTGGTATTTCAACTTACATTAAAGAATCAGCTCTTGGTTACTTAATGCAACAAGAAGTTGAATCATTATCAAAAGCTATTACTAACCCAGCTCATCCATTTGTAGCCATTGTTGGTGGCGCAAAAGTTAGTGACAAAATTAAAGTTCTAGAAAACTTAATAACTGCTGTTGATAAAATGATTATAGGTGGTGGAATGTCATATACATTCAAAAAAGCTTTAGGTTATTCTGTAGGTACTTCATTACTTGAAAATGATTTAATTGAATTTGCAAAAGATTTCTTAGCTAAATACGGTAACAAAGTTATTCTTCCACTTGATAATGCATGTACAAAGGAATTTGCAGATGTAGAGCCAGTTATTTGCGATCTTAATATTCCAGATGATTTAATGGGCATGGATATAGGTCCTAAATCAATTAATTTATTTAAAGAATCACTTGTTGACGCCAAAACTGTTATTTGAAACGGGCCAATGGGTGTTGCTGAATTTAATCATTTTAGTAAAGGAACATTAGAAATAGCACAAGCTATTGCTAAGTTAGGTCCATCATGCTACTCAGTTGTTGGAGGTGGTGATTCTGTTGCTGCTGTTCAAAAATTAGGTATGGAAAAACACTTTTCACACGTTTCTACTGGTGGTGGCGCATCTCTTGAGTTTCTCCAAGGTCATGAACTACCTGGTGTAGCAGCAATTCAAGACAAATAA